In a single window of the Leptospira sanjuanensis genome:
- a CDS encoding ArsR/SmtB family transcription factor, which translates to MSKEKSALKKNQLESAIRGIKGIAHPDRLQILFFLSQKEHSVGELVDLLGISQSAASQHLSKMKINGILSSRKESNQVFYYLKDGKYKDLIRTIVKIYG; encoded by the coding sequence ATGTCTAAAGAAAAATCAGCATTAAAGAAAAACCAGTTGGAATCGGCAATTCGCGGAATCAAGGGGATCGCTCACCCGGACCGTCTGCAGATTCTTTTCTTCCTATCTCAGAAAGAACACAGCGTAGGTGAACTCGTGGATTTATTGGGAATCAGCCAATCTGCGGCTTCCCAACACCTGAGCAAAATGAAGATCAACGGAATTCTTTCCAGCAGAAAAGAATCCAACCAAGTCTTCTACTATCTGAAAGACGGAAAATACAAGGATCTGATCCGTACGATCGTAAAAATCTACGGATAA
- a CDS encoding SDR family oxidoreductase — protein sequence MDIKGKTVLVTGSAGGLGKAMAEHFAKKGAKIVLSDISEEKLKEAENDIKALGAEVFSFKADVSKEEDAEKLMQSAVKHFGSLDVAVLNAGILRDGLLVKTDKETGKVVSKMSLSNWQSVIDVNLTGVFLTGREAAIQMIESKSKGVIIPIASVAMHGNPGQTNYSAAKAGVAAMTKLWAKELSRYGIRVAGIAPGFIKTEMVMKDMNPEALKKWEALIPIGRLGEPYEIALTAEFIANNDLVSGVVLEISGGVKI from the coding sequence GTTACCGGTTCCGCCGGCGGACTCGGAAAGGCGATGGCGGAACATTTCGCCAAAAAAGGGGCAAAAATCGTCCTTTCGGACATATCTGAAGAAAAACTGAAAGAAGCCGAAAACGACATCAAAGCTTTAGGAGCGGAAGTATTCTCTTTCAAAGCGGACGTATCCAAAGAAGAAGATGCAGAAAAGCTTATGCAGTCTGCGGTGAAACATTTCGGAAGTTTGGATGTCGCGGTATTGAATGCGGGAATCTTAAGAGACGGTCTTCTCGTAAAGACGGATAAGGAAACCGGCAAAGTCGTTTCTAAAATGTCCTTATCGAATTGGCAATCCGTCATCGACGTGAATCTTACCGGAGTGTTTCTTACCGGAAGAGAAGCCGCGATTCAGATGATCGAAAGCAAAAGCAAAGGAGTTATTATCCCGATTGCTTCCGTCGCTATGCATGGTAATCCGGGACAAACGAATTATTCTGCCGCAAAAGCCGGCGTTGCCGCAATGACGAAACTGTGGGCAAAAGAATTAAGTAGATACGGCATTCGTGTGGCAGGCATTGCACCCGGATTTATAAAAACAGAAATGGTAATGAAGGATATGAATCCGGAAGCATTAAAAAAATGGGAAGCTCTTATACCGATTGGTAGATTAGGAGAACCTTATGAAATCGCTCTCACTGCCGAGTTCATTGCTAACAATGATTTAGTGTCCGGAGTTGTATTAGAAATTTCAGGTGGAGTAAAAATTTAA